A stretch of the Thermodesulfobacteriota bacterium genome encodes the following:
- the uvrC gene encoding excinuclease ABC subunit UvrC yields the protein MSIDKEKASTVPSSPGVYLLKDGKGRSLYVGKAKNLRSRVFSYLNDGEEPARPHIAYLMGEATDLDYFVTRNEREALMLENSLIKQKKPKYNIRLRDDKNYLSLRLDPREKFPRLTLTRRVLKDGAIYYGPFASSDALRKAKRLIHKVFPLRDCTDEKFRRHAVRPCLSYYMGQCLGPCAGKASEEEYREVVERVRMFLKGEKGRILDILKENMERASEETRYEDAAHYRDQVRLLEKNLEAEMFITPDTKDRDVVGYHREGRHVEFAVLFSRGGTFIDRVEYSFRNTAGTDEELLSEFLSQFYGGNRFIPGEILVPAEVEDSEALSEWLSERRGRKVVIEAPERGTKARQVELAARNALESFQRKHAKELGELDLLERLGTSLQLEKAPISIECFDISNTQGDLAVASLVRFENGKPARDGYRTYRIKTVEGPNDYAMMREVLSRRLTRAEEAGWEPPDLILIDGGKGQLNIAHQAMADLGYEDAVGLASIAKGRYEGESDKIYIYGRKNPLVFSRNSPVLFLLMRVRDEAHRFAITFHKKLRGKRALKSELDDIPGIGAKRKRELIKRFGSVVRLRAATVEEIAAVPGINRKLAEGLKERLGG from the coding sequence ATGAGTATCGATAAAGAAAAGGCGAGCACGGTTCCGTCTTCGCCGGGGGTTTACCTTCTCAAGGACGGGAAGGGGAGGTCGCTTTACGTGGGGAAGGCGAAGAATCTAAGGAGCCGGGTCTTTTCGTATCTCAACGACGGAGAGGAGCCGGCGCGGCCGCATATCGCCTATCTGATGGGCGAAGCTACCGACCTCGATTATTTCGTAACCCGGAACGAGCGCGAGGCCCTCATGCTAGAAAATTCCCTCATAAAACAGAAGAAGCCGAAATACAACATAAGGCTCCGCGACGACAAGAATTATTTGTCGCTGAGGCTCGATCCGAGGGAGAAATTCCCTCGCCTCACGCTGACGAGACGGGTGCTGAAGGACGGGGCTATTTATTACGGGCCGTTCGCCTCATCGGACGCCCTCAGGAAAGCGAAGCGGCTCATACACAAGGTGTTTCCGCTTAGAGACTGCACGGACGAGAAATTCAGGCGGCACGCGGTGCGGCCGTGCCTGAGCTATTACATGGGGCAGTGCCTAGGGCCGTGCGCCGGGAAGGCGTCGGAAGAGGAGTACCGGGAGGTCGTCGAGCGCGTGAGGATGTTTCTTAAGGGGGAAAAGGGGCGGATCCTCGATATCCTGAAGGAGAACATGGAGAGGGCGTCGGAGGAGACGAGATACGAGGACGCGGCGCACTACAGGGACCAGGTGAGGCTCCTCGAAAAGAACCTCGAGGCGGAGATGTTCATAACGCCCGATACGAAGGACAGGGACGTCGTCGGGTACCACAGGGAGGGGCGGCACGTGGAGTTCGCCGTGCTCTTTTCGAGGGGCGGGACGTTTATAGACAGGGTCGAATACTCCTTCAGGAATACTGCGGGGACGGACGAGGAGCTTCTGAGCGAATTCCTGTCGCAGTTTTACGGCGGGAACAGGTTTATACCGGGCGAGATACTCGTCCCGGCGGAGGTCGAAGACAGTGAGGCGCTTTCGGAATGGCTCTCGGAGAGGCGCGGGCGGAAGGTGGTTATAGAAGCCCCGGAGAGGGGGACGAAGGCACGGCAGGTGGAGCTTGCTGCCCGTAATGCGCTCGAAAGCTTCCAGAGAAAGCACGCGAAGGAGCTCGGGGAGCTGGACCTCCTGGAAAGGCTGGGGACGTCGCTTCAACTGGAGAAAGCGCCAATATCCATTGAATGTTTCGACATATCGAATACGCAGGGGGATCTGGCTGTCGCGTCGCTCGTCAGGTTCGAGAACGGAAAGCCGGCCAGGGACGGGTACAGGACGTACAGGATAAAGACGGTCGAGGGACCGAACGACTACGCGATGATGAGGGAGGTCCTGTCCCGGAGGCTGACTAGGGCGGAGGAAGCGGGGTGGGAGCCGCCGGATTTGATTCTCATAGACGGGGGAAAGGGGCAGCTCAACATAGCGCACCAGGCGATGGCGGATCTCGGGTACGAGGATGCCGTGGGGCTCGCCTCCATAGCGAAGGGGAGGTATGAGGGGGAGAGCGACAAGATTTACATATACGGGAGGAAGAATCCGCTAGTTTTTTCGAGGAATTCGCCTGTGCTGTTCCTGCTTATGAGGGTGAGGGACGAGGCGCACAGGTTCGCGATTACTTTTCATAAGAAGCTCCGGGGGAAGAGGGCGCTCAAGTCGGAGCTCGACGACATTCCCGGGATAGGCGCCAAGAGGAAAAGGGAGCTTATAAAGCGGTTTGGGAGCGTCGTCAGGCTCAGGGCGGCGACGGTGGAGGAGATTGCGGCCGTTCCGGGGATTAACAGGAAACTGGCGGAGGGGCTCAAGGAGAGGCTGGGGGGGTGA